From the Lepus europaeus isolate LE1 chromosome 12, mLepTim1.pri, whole genome shotgun sequence genome, one window contains:
- the SURF2 gene encoding surfeit locus protein 2: MDALPAEVRAFLREHPSLRLLPGARKVQCALTGHELPCRLPELQVYTRGRKYQRLARASPAFDYAEFEPHIVPSTKSPHQLFCRLTLRHLNRRPEHVLRHTRGRRFQRALRQYAECQERSEEYVPACLLQRRRRRGQPHGDGPPAPQHAFWEPASGDEQGAASDDSMSDLYPPELFTRKAPGGTESGDSADGILTDDVKPGRPGDGEEPDAAQKQAPKRRKKQLGSLRKKMGRPHGKPQRLGSCKLSGS; the protein is encoded by the exons ATGGACGCGCTGCCGGCCGAGGTGCGGGCGTTCCTGCGCGAGCACCCGAGCCTGCGGCTGCTGCCCGGCGCCCGCAAG GTGCAGTGCGCGCTGACCGGCCACGAGCTGCCCTGCCGGCTGCCCGAACTCCAGGTCTACACCCGCGGCAGGAAGTACCAGCGGCTGGCGCGCGCCTCCCCCGCCTTCGACTACGCCGAGTTCGAGCCTCACATCGTGCCCAGCACCAAGAGCCC GCACCAGCTGTTCTGCAGGCTCACCCTGCGCCACCTCAACAGGCGCCCGGAGCACGTGCTCAGGCACACCCGCGGCCGCCGCTTCCAGCGAGCCCTGCGCCAGT ATGCAGAGTGCCAGGAGCGAAGCGAGGAGTACGTCCCCGCCTGCCTGCTGCAGCGGCGACGGCGCAGGGGCCAGCCGCACGGGGACGGGCCACCTGCCCCTCAGCACGCCTTCTGGGAGCCCGCGTCCGGGGACGAGCAGGGCGCCGCGAGTGACGACAGCATGTCggacctgtacccac CCGAGCTGTTCACCAGGAAGGCCCCCGGAGGGACCGAGAGCGGGGACAGTGCCGACGGCATCCTGACAGATGACGTGAAGCCGGGGCGCCCGGGAGACGGGGAGGAGCCGGACGCGGCCCAGAAGCAGGCGCCGAAGCGCCGGAAG AAGCAGCTGGGCTCCCTGAGGAAGAAGATGGGGCGTCCTCACGGCAAACCtcagcgcttgggctcctgcaagcTGTCGGGGTCCTGA
- the LOC133771952 gene encoding surfeit locus protein 1, producing MAAACGLGPLLRAACAGRGGRGGWGRPQAPAGCRSAPGAPPCPGAAWRPSRAGSSAADAPASGAADDRFLQWLLLAIPVAAFGLGTWQVQRRKWKLKLIEELESRVMAEPIPLPADPMELRGLEYRPVKVRGHFDHSKELYMMPRTLVDPAREAREAGRISSSTESGAYVVTPFHCTDLGVTILVNRGFVPRRRLDPDTRQKGQVEGEVDLVGVVRLTETRKPFVPENSPERNHWHYRDLEAMARAAGSEPVFIDADFKSTVPGGPVGGQTRVTLRNEHLQYIVTWYGLSAATSYLWVKKFLHRAPGV from the exons ATGGCGGCGGCGTGCGGGCTGGGGCCGCTGCTGCGCGCGGCGTGCGCGGGgcgcgggggccggggcgggtgGGGCCGGCCGCAGGCCCCCGCCGGCTGCAGGAGCGCCCCGGGGGCCCCGCCGTGCCCAG GGGCGGCCTGGAGGCCGAGCAGGGCCGGCAGCTCGGCGGCAGACGCGCCGGCCTCCGGAGCAGCGGACGACCGCTTCCTGCAGTGGCTGCTGCTGGCCATCCCCGTGGCTGCCTTCGGCCTGGGGACGTGGCAG GTCCAGCGCCGCAAGTGGAAGCTGAAACTGATCGAGGAGTTGGAGTCCAGGGTGATGGCCGAGCCCATCCCGCTGCCGGCCGA CCCCATGGAACTGAGAGGCCTGGAGTACAGGCCAGTGAAGGTCAGGGGCCACTTTGACCACTCCAAGGAACTGTACATGATGCCGCGGACCCTGGTGGACCCTGCCCGCGAGGCCCGGGAGGCCGGCCGGATCTCCTCCTCCACGGAGAGCGGGGCCTACGTGGTCACCCCTTTCCACTGCACGGACCTGGG GGTCACCATCCTGGTGAACAGAGGATTCGTCCCCCGGAGGAGGCTGGACCCAGACACCCGGCAGAAAGGCCAA GTGGAGGGCGAGGTCGACCTGGTGGGGGTGGTGAGGCTGACGGAGACCAGGAAGCCCTTCGTCCCCGAGAACAGCCCGGAGAGGAACCACTGGCACTACCGGGACCTGgaggccatggccagggcagcgGGCTCAGAGCCCGTGTTCATCGATGCCGACTTCA AGAGCACAGTCCCCGGGGGGCCCGTCGGCGGGCAGACCCGCGTCACCCTGCGGAACGAGCACCTGCAGTACATCGTCACCTG GTACGGGCTGAGTGCAGCCACCTCCTACCTGTGGGTGAAGAAGTTCCTGCACCGAGCGCCCGGCGTGTAG